One Succinivibrio dextrinosolvens DNA window includes the following coding sequences:
- a CDS encoding DUF6553 family protein encodes MEEQVRQYFEELDPEKRKALLEEIDKDKASFRRELYKKRFEFRRKPDRIADLWLFKCVYLPGLYRRKFLKKATLREVNLTIDEFFLREQLNDEQREELYLEMRNAVRRYLSTCKSAKYASSFFGLKKASDDEKFQRTTEDIWKMSRGIARVYGLEKELALWCDACYAELIAYEPSCEARFQELEKDFKK; translated from the coding sequence ATGGAAGAACAGGTAAGACAGTATTTTGAAGAACTTGATCCTGAAAAGAGAAAGGCTCTTTTAGAGGAAATAGATAAGGATAAGGCAAGTTTCCGCCGTGAATTATACAAAAAACGCTTTGAATTCAGACGTAAACCTGACCGTATCGCAGATCTGTGGCTTTTCAAATGCGTCTACCTGCCAGGACTGTACCGTCGCAAGTTTTTAAAGAAAGCGACCTTAAGAGAGGTCAATCTGACCATAGATGAGTTCTTTTTAAGAGAACAGCTTAATGACGAACAGCGTGAAGAGCTGTACCTTGAAATGCGCAATGCAGTACGCAGATACCTGTCAACCTGCAAGAGCGCAAAGTACGCATCAAGCTTCTTTGGTCTGAAAAAAGCCTCTGACGATGAAAAATTCCAGAGAACCACAGAGGATATCTGGAAAATGTCCCGGGGAATAGCCCGTGTATACGGACTTGAGAAAGAACTGGCTCTGTGGTGTGACGCATGCTATGCAGAGCTTATCGCCTACGAGCCATCCTGCGAGGCAAGATTCCAGGAACTAGAAAAAGATTTCAAGAAATAA
- a CDS encoding Rpn family recombination-promoting nuclease/putative transposase — translation MTNINNESRRQIILEEIEAVGHISTTNDAFAKKLFSHKDILIDFLNAILQREGENLITELNYTDTELHAENSYGKISRLDICCTLVSGEQIDIEIQVANEGSWIGRSLFYWSKLYEGTLVKGESYDELKPVICINVLKFNIFTDSSMQEPHTTAKICNMENREPITSLLELHFLELQKFKMKKISEMSRAEKWLAYFSGKLTRKDEATMQSDQILSKAIDIRNSFMKDPENYAAYLNREMEILDYKSMMKQKLEEGRKEGREEGREEGREEGREEGREEEKIRILRNMIANGYKTDEALRIMGIPEAQWEALKAKLK, via the coding sequence ATGACAAATATTAATAACGAATCACGACGTCAGATTATCCTTGAAGAGATAGAAGCTGTCGGACATATCAGTACCACCAATGATGCCTTTGCCAAGAAACTGTTCTCGCACAAGGATATTCTTATCGATTTCTTAAACGCTATTCTACAGAGAGAAGGCGAGAATCTGATTACAGAACTTAACTACACGGATACAGAATTACACGCCGAAAATTCTTATGGAAAAATCTCCCGACTGGATATCTGCTGTACGCTCGTATCCGGAGAGCAGATAGATATTGAAATTCAGGTTGCAAATGAAGGTTCATGGATAGGCAGAAGTCTATTCTACTGGTCAAAGCTATATGAGGGAACACTGGTTAAAGGCGAAAGCTATGATGAACTCAAGCCGGTTATCTGCATAAACGTGCTTAAATTTAATATATTTACAGATAGCTCAATGCAGGAGCCACACACCACTGCTAAAATATGTAATATGGAGAACAGAGAACCGATAACCTCTCTGCTGGAGCTTCATTTTCTTGAGCTTCAGAAGTTTAAAATGAAGAAAATCTCGGAAATGAGTCGCGCTGAAAAGTGGCTTGCCTATTTTTCAGGTAAGCTTACCAGAAAAGATGAAGCTACAATGCAGAGTGACCAGATTTTAAGTAAGGCAATCGATATAAGGAACAGCTTTATGAAAGATCCAGAAAATTATGCTGCTTACCTGAACCGTGAGATGGAAATTCTTGACTACAAAAGCATGATGAAACAAAAATTGGAAGAAGGTCGAAAGGAAGGTCGAGAGGAAGGTCGAGAGGAAGGTCGAGAGGAAGGTCGAGAGGAAGGTCGAGAAGAAGAAAAGATTAGAATCCTACGCAATATGATAGCCAATGGTTATAAAACAGATGAAGCTCTAAGAATTATGGGAATTCCTGAAGCACAATGGGAGGCTTTAAAAGCAAAGCTGAAATAA
- a CDS encoding mannitol dehydrogenase family protein: protein MKLSYATLESKDFWKEKGVKLPSYNVREVARKTIESPRWVHLGIGNIFRIFIGGIADRLISDNLLDRGITCVETFDYDVVDKIYKPFDNLVLAATLHQDGKRDFSILGSLCEALKADTKDTSAMKRLEEIFSNRELQLVSFTITEKGYALKGADGNYLPYVKNDIENGPDKCVGAMAIVTSMLYRRFKAGATPLALVSMDNVSQNGKKLRESVLEMTEKWIEKGYLEKDFLAYVGDEKRVSFPWSMIDKITPRPGEALAKDLKDMGIEDMDVVVTSKKTYIAPFVNAEGPQYLVIEASFPNGRPPFEKAGVFMTDRETVNKSERMKVTVCLNPIHTALCTYDCLLGYTFFADGMKDPELSKLAKQLGYVEGLPVVEDPKILSPKTFLDEVLNVRFPNAYMGDTSARIAVDISQMVGIRFGHTIKEHIKTDGTDKLIALPLAIAGWIRYLLAVDDEGNKFELSPDPMLKELTELLSDVKLGDADSVKDNLKPILSNENIFGLDLYSTGLGNKIETIVSELIEGPGAVRRTLKKYLS from the coding sequence ATGAAACTTTCATATGCAACACTTGAGAGTAAGGATTTCTGGAAAGAAAAGGGAGTAAAACTCCCTTCCTACAACGTCCGGGAGGTTGCCCGTAAAACTATTGAATCTCCTCGCTGGGTTCATCTGGGAATCGGCAACATCTTCAGAATCTTTATCGGTGGAATAGCTGACAGGCTTATCTCTGATAATCTCCTAGACAGAGGTATTACCTGTGTTGAAACCTTTGATTATGACGTTGTAGACAAGATCTACAAACCTTTTGACAATCTTGTTCTGGCAGCAACCCTGCATCAGGATGGCAAAAGAGATTTCAGTATTCTAGGGTCACTGTGCGAGGCTCTGAAGGCTGATACTAAAGACACATCTGCAATGAAACGTCTTGAGGAAATCTTTAGTAACAGAGAACTGCAGCTGGTAAGCTTTACCATCACTGAAAAAGGTTATGCTCTTAAAGGAGCAGATGGCAATTACCTGCCATACGTTAAAAACGATATTGAAAACGGACCTGATAAATGTGTCGGTGCCATGGCGATTGTAACATCAATGTTATACCGACGTTTTAAAGCTGGTGCCACTCCTCTAGCTCTGGTTTCCATGGATAACGTTTCTCAGAACGGAAAGAAGCTTCGTGAAAGTGTTCTTGAAATGACCGAGAAATGGATAGAAAAAGGCTATCTTGAAAAGGATTTTCTGGCCTACGTTGGAGATGAAAAGAGAGTATCATTCCCATGGTCAATGATTGATAAAATCACTCCTCGTCCAGGAGAGGCTCTGGCAAAAGATCTCAAGGATATGGGGATTGAGGATATGGACGTAGTTGTTACCTCCAAAAAGACCTATATCGCTCCTTTTGTTAATGCCGAAGGTCCTCAGTATCTTGTTATTGAAGCTTCCTTCCCTAACGGAAGACCTCCTTTTGAGAAGGCAGGCGTATTCATGACTGACAGAGAGACGGTTAACAAATCAGAACGCATGAAGGTTACCGTCTGTCTGAACCCTATTCATACCGCGCTCTGCACTTATGACTGTCTTTTAGGTTATACCTTCTTTGCTGACGGTATGAAAGATCCAGAACTCTCAAAGCTGGCTAAACAGCTGGGTTATGTAGAAGGGCTGCCTGTAGTTGAAGATCCAAAGATTCTGTCTCCAAAGACATTTTTGGATGAAGTACTGAATGTTAGATTCCCTAATGCCTATATGGGAGATACCTCTGCAAGAATTGCTGTTGATATTTCTCAGATGGTTGGTATCCGTTTTGGTCATACCATCAAAGAACATATAAAAACTGACGGTACAGACAAGCTTATAGCTCTGCCTCTGGCTATCGCTGGCTGGATAAGATATCTGCTGGCAGTGGATGATGAGGGAAACAAATTTGAGTTATCCCCTGATCCTATGCTCAAAGAGCTTACAGAACTTCTGTCAGATGTAAAACTTGGGGATGCTGACTCAGTTAAAGATAATCTAAAACCAATTCTTTCTAACGAGAATATTTTTGGTTTGGATTTATATAGTACCGGACTGGGAAATAAGATCGAAACGATAGTTAGCGAATTGATTGAAGGTCCAGGTGCTGTGCGCAGAACACTGAAAAAATATCTTTCTTAA
- a CDS encoding aldo/keto reductase, giving the protein MKEFVTLKNGLKMPRLGMGMWYIGEESSKARSEYEAIRMGIDSGVKLIDTAEMYGMGRSESFVGRAIKNYDRSSLFLVSKVLPSNAGRNHIRYSLEHSLKRLETDYLDMYLYHWIGDTPFPEVVESMERFVEEGIIRSWGVSNFDTEDMVELVEHSGGENCVVNQVLYHLGSRGIEYDLLPYMKEKNIYPMSYCPLAQGGSLAKGILQNETVLTIAKSHNLSTSQVLLAFVLANEDMIAIPRSSSARHTLENAAVRNITLTAEELELLNQAFPAPNHKVPLDVC; this is encoded by the coding sequence ATGAAAGAATTTGTAACCTTGAAGAACGGATTAAAGATGCCTCGTTTAGGTATGGGCATGTGGTACATAGGCGAGGAGTCATCAAAAGCCCGTAGTGAATATGAGGCTATCCGTATGGGGATAGATTCCGGCGTAAAACTGATTGATACAGCTGAAATGTATGGAATGGGCCGTTCTGAATCCTTTGTAGGCAGAGCCATTAAAAACTATGACAGAAGCTCTCTGTTCCTGGTGTCAAAGGTACTTCCATCAAATGCCGGTCGTAACCACATCCGCTATTCCCTTGAGCATTCACTGAAACGTCTTGAGACTGATTATCTTGATATGTATCTGTACCACTGGATTGGAGATACACCTTTCCCTGAGGTGGTAGAAAGCATGGAGCGTTTTGTTGAGGAAGGAATAATCAGATCCTGGGGTGTTTCAAATTTTGATACCGAGGATATGGTTGAGCTTGTGGAACACAGCGGTGGAGAGAACTGCGTCGTAAACCAGGTGCTCTATCATCTAGGCTCACGCGGTATTGAATACGATCTGCTGCCATACATGAAGGAGAAGAACATCTATCCTATGAGCTACTGTCCTTTAGCTCAGGGAGGCTCACTTGCAAAAGGAATTCTTCAGAATGAAACCGTCCTGACGATAGCCAAGAGTCATAATCTGAGCACATCTCAGGTACTTTTGGCTTTTGTACTGGCAAATGAGGATATGATTGCAATTCCAAGAAGCTCAAGCGCCAGACACACTCTTGAAAATGCGGCGGTAAGAAACATTACCCTGACCGCTGAAGAGCTGGAGCTTTTAAATCAGGCCTTTCCAGCCCCTAATCACAAGGTACCTCTGGATGTATGCTAA
- a CDS encoding zinc-dependent alcohol dehydrogenase, whose protein sequence is MKDTMIQQVMTAPGKITFRDVPVPKVGPDQVLVKIKKIGVCGSDIHVYHGSHPYTSYPVTQGHEVSGQIVGLGEYVKDLKIGQKVIIEPQVFCGRCYPCLHGKYNLCEKLKVMGFQTTGTASEFFAVDSSKITPIPEEMTYSEGAMMEPLAVTVHAAKRFPDLKGAKAVVLGCGPIGILLIQSLKALGAKEVFATDISDGRLALAKELGADYVVNTMKEDYAKALVEAFGPDKADVIYECAGTDITMDQAIQNARKGSTIILVAVFGKKANVDLAKLNDSELDLNTSMMYRHEDFVDAIRFVNEGKIKLKPLQSAKFAFADYNKAYEYIDNNRESTMKVLIDVDPSEE, encoded by the coding sequence ATGAAAGACACAATGATCCAGCAGGTAATGACCGCTCCAGGAAAAATCACCTTTAGAGATGTTCCAGTACCAAAGGTAGGTCCAGATCAGGTTCTGGTAAAAATTAAAAAAATCGGCGTCTGCGGTTCAGATATTCATGTATATCATGGATCACACCCTTATACTTCATATCCTGTAACTCAGGGTCATGAGGTTTCAGGTCAGATTGTGGGCTTAGGTGAGTACGTAAAAGATTTAAAGATTGGTCAGAAGGTTATCATTGAGCCACAGGTATTCTGCGGCAGATGCTACCCATGTCTTCACGGCAAATACAACCTTTGCGAAAAACTGAAGGTGATGGGATTCCAGACCACCGGTACCGCAAGTGAGTTCTTTGCTGTAGATTCAAGCAAGATCACCCCAATTCCAGAGGAAATGACCTACTCTGAGGGTGCAATGATGGAACCTCTGGCTGTAACAGTTCACGCCGCAAAACGCTTCCCTGATTTAAAGGGAGCAAAGGCTGTAGTATTAGGCTGCGGTCCTATCGGTATTCTTCTGATTCAGTCACTAAAGGCTCTTGGCGCTAAGGAAGTATTTGCAACAGATATTTCAGACGGCAGACTTGCTCTGGCAAAGGAATTAGGAGCCGACTACGTTGTAAACACCATGAAGGAAGACTATGCCAAGGCACTGGTAGAAGCATTTGGTCCTGATAAGGCAGATGTAATCTACGAGTGTGCCGGCACCGATATCACCATGGACCAGGCTATTCAGAATGCAAGAAAGGGCAGCACCATCATTCTGGTTGCTGTATTCGGAAAGAAAGCAAATGTTGATCTGGCAAAACTTAATGACTCAGAGCTGGATCTGAATACCTCAATGATGTACCGTCATGAAGATTTCGTTGATGCAATCAGATTCGTAAACGAAGGCAAGATCAAGCTGAAGCCTCTTCAGAGTGCCAAGTTCGCATTTGCTGATTACAACAAGGCATACGAATATATTGATAACAATCGTGAAAGCACAATGAAAGTTTTAATCGACGTTGATCCATCTGAGGAATAA
- a CDS encoding sigma 54-interacting transcriptional regulator, producing MTKIAFILPDNKLIKRSQEICRELKMEDQVEFFRNDIDDAIALAKELDRNDSVDAIISRYGIAHMLMQEKLNVPVIEIMVTGQDLAQAFYEAKIRTGVKHPKITYLAFSNMSNDIQRLSRIMGIELEILELESPEDIKRIIDAIPRKSTDILMGGATSMAYGSKKGFITQIVESGDCALREAFKSAQKVILAKRNERRHTEEFMTLVNSVREGVIYISCDLRIQYVNSQAEVLFNLKCEDIKGKELQNIFSDKTSLEELNNALINCKNKQECYQDILLEINSKLIAFGIEPVIVNSKVVSMVITLMDVTRIQETEIKVRNEVIKNKFLAKYRFESLVGSSPEITETKRLAREFAAVDTTVLITGESGTGKELFAQSIHNASSRRNGPFVAVNCAALPVNLLESELFGYVEGAFTGAKHKGKAGLFEMAHHGTIFLDEISEMEMYAQSRLLRVIQERQVMRLGDDKYIPVDVRIIVATNKPLAQQVSKGEFRQDLYYRLKVLTFRVPPLRDRSGDIRVLAKYFLDHYCSKHGRVRAFSKEALNLLEKYSWPGNVRELRYFIERMVIVTKQKEISGGQLMTYWDDQDLSSSQNASASLKPVSDEEERIRQAIEQAEGNISKAARILGIDRSTIYRRMKTEQKK from the coding sequence ATGACAAAAATCGCCTTCATACTTCCTGATAACAAACTTATAAAAAGAAGTCAGGAAATCTGCAGAGAACTCAAAATGGAAGATCAGGTTGAGTTCTTCCGAAATGATATTGATGATGCAATTGCTCTGGCAAAAGAACTTGACAGGAATGACAGTGTAGATGCAATTATCTCCAGATACGGTATTGCCCATATGCTCATGCAGGAAAAGCTTAATGTTCCGGTTATAGAAATTATGGTTACAGGACAGGATCTTGCTCAGGCCTTCTACGAAGCAAAAATTAGAACCGGAGTAAAACATCCTAAAATCACTTATCTTGCTTTCAGTAATATGTCTAATGATATTCAGAGACTAAGCAGGATCATGGGAATCGAACTTGAAATTCTAGAGCTTGAATCACCTGAAGATATCAAAAGAATCATTGACGCCATTCCTCGTAAATCAACAGATATCCTAATGGGAGGTGCTACCTCCATGGCGTATGGAAGTAAAAAGGGGTTTATAACACAGATCGTTGAGTCCGGTGACTGTGCTCTCAGGGAAGCCTTCAAGTCCGCTCAAAAGGTGATTCTGGCAAAGCGAAACGAAAGACGTCATACTGAAGAATTTATGACTCTGGTTAATTCTGTAAGAGAAGGCGTAATTTACATCAGTTGCGATCTCAGGATTCAGTATGTAAATTCCCAGGCAGAAGTCTTATTCAATCTGAAATGTGAGGACATAAAAGGAAAAGAACTTCAGAATATATTCTCTGATAAGACGTCTTTGGAGGAACTCAATAATGCGTTAATCAACTGTAAGAATAAACAGGAATGCTATCAGGATATTCTTCTTGAGATAAATTCTAAACTTATAGCCTTTGGTATTGAACCTGTTATTGTCAATTCTAAAGTTGTAAGCATGGTTATAACCCTCATGGATGTTACCAGAATCCAGGAAACAGAAATCAAAGTACGTAACGAAGTTATAAAAAATAAGTTTCTGGCAAAATACCGTTTTGAAAGTCTGGTTGGAAGTTCTCCTGAAATCACAGAAACCAAGAGACTAGCCAGAGAATTTGCAGCAGTAGATACGACTGTACTTATCACAGGAGAGTCTGGAACGGGAAAAGAACTTTTTGCTCAGAGTATCCACAATGCCTCATCCAGACGAAACGGACCTTTTGTGGCTGTTAACTGCGCAGCTCTCCCAGTTAATCTTCTGGAAAGTGAGCTGTTCGGATACGTAGAAGGTGCATTTACGGGGGCAAAACATAAAGGAAAGGCAGGCCTTTTTGAAATGGCCCATCACGGTACGATTTTTCTTGATGAAATCTCGGAGATGGAAATGTATGCCCAGAGCAGACTACTCAGAGTGATTCAGGAAAGACAGGTAATGAGACTTGGTGATGACAAATACATTCCTGTGGATGTAAGAATCATTGTGGCAACTAACAAGCCTCTGGCACAACAGGTAAGCAAAGGAGAATTCAGACAGGATCTCTATTATCGTCTTAAGGTATTAACCTTCAGAGTACCTCCTCTAAGAGACCGTAGCGGTGATATCAGGGTACTTGCAAAATATTTTCTTGACCATTACTGCAGCAAACACGGTCGAGTCAGGGCTTTTTCAAAGGAGGCGCTGAATCTGCTTGAAAAATACAGCTGGCCAGGAAATGTTCGTGAACTCAGATACTTCATTGAAAGAATGGTTATTGTTACTAAACAGAAAGAAATCAGTGGTGGTCAGCTTATGACCTACTGGGATGACCAGGATCTGAGTAGTTCTCAGAATGCCAGCGCTTCTTTAAAACCTGTATCAGATGAGGAGGAACGTATCAGACAGGCAATAGAACAGGCTGAAGGGAATATAAGTAAAGCCGCAAGAATACTTGGAATTGACAGAAGCACAATCTATCGCAGGATGAAAACAGAGCAAAAGAAATAG
- a CDS encoding xylulokinase, with product MDKSVATVITEGKTALGIELGSTRIKGVLTDYEGNVLAVGFHEWENSLVNGIWTYSLEDALNGLSDCYANLKKEVSDNYQVTLKKIGAIGISAMMHGYIALDKDDRQLAPFQTWRNTNTTAAADELTELFNYNIPLRWSVAHLYQRLLDKEEHVEKIASVFTLAAWIHYKLTGCKVIGIGDGAGMFPIDSEIKDYDQKMADKFDALLSSKGSKLKLREVFPKILVAGDDAGKLTAEGSKLLDKTGDLEAGIPLCPPEGDAGTGMTATNSVAPRFGNLSAGTSSFAMVVLEKQLSKVYREIDMVATPSGFPCAMSHANNGTTDLNAWIMMFKEFCDLMGIKADAGELYYKLYNHALTGDKDCGGLLSYGYYSGENITFINEGRPLFARMPDSRFNLANFMRANLYTSLGAVKLGMDILLKDEGVKLEQILGHGGLFKTPGVMQRILSAAINTPVAVMETASEGGAWGIALLAAYLADGKKDGKLEDFLNNRIFKNLKGEVIMATPEEVEGFETFTRHYVAGLEVEKAAIKAMNW from the coding sequence ATGGATAAGTCAGTTGCTACAGTTATAACAGAAGGAAAGACAGCATTAGGAATTGAACTGGGATCAACCAGAATCAAGGGTGTATTAACAGATTACGAAGGCAATGTGCTGGCAGTAGGATTTCATGAGTGGGAAAACTCTCTTGTAAACGGAATCTGGACCTATTCCCTTGAAGATGCTTTAAACGGACTTAGCGACTGCTATGCAAACCTGAAAAAAGAGGTTTCAGACAACTACCAGGTTACCTTAAAGAAAATCGGAGCCATAGGTATCAGTGCCATGATGCACGGCTACATTGCACTTGATAAGGATGACAGACAGCTGGCCCCATTCCAGACCTGGAGAAATACCAATACAACAGCTGCAGCTGATGAACTGACAGAACTGTTTAACTACAACATTCCTTTAAGATGGTCAGTAGCTCACTTATATCAGAGACTTTTAGACAAAGAGGAACATGTTGAAAAGATAGCTTCAGTATTTACCCTTGCTGCCTGGATTCATTATAAGCTGACCGGCTGCAAGGTTATCGGAATCGGTGATGGCGCAGGTATGTTCCCTATCGATTCAGAAATTAAAGATTACGATCAGAAGATGGCAGACAAGTTTGATGCTCTGCTGTCTTCAAAGGGCTCAAAGCTTAAACTGAGAGAAGTTTTCCCTAAGATTCTGGTTGCAGGTGATGATGCAGGAAAACTAACCGCCGAGGGGTCAAAACTATTAGACAAGACAGGTGATCTAGAAGCAGGAATTCCTTTATGTCCGCCTGAGGGGGATGCTGGAACCGGCATGACAGCCACAAACAGTGTTGCCCCTCGCTTCGGTAACCTATCTGCAGGTACGAGCTCCTTTGCAATGGTGGTATTAGAGAAGCAGCTTTCCAAGGTCTACAGAGAAATTGACATGGTGGCAACACCATCAGGATTCCCTTGTGCAATGTCTCATGCCAACAACGGAACCACTGATCTGAATGCATGGATTATGATGTTCAAGGAGTTCTGTGATCTGATGGGAATCAAGGCTGATGCGGGCGAACTTTACTACAAGCTGTATAATCATGCCCTGACCGGAGATAAGGACTGCGGAGGACTTCTGTCATACGGATACTATTCAGGTGAGAATATCACCTTTATCAATGAGGGGCGTCCTCTGTTTGCCAGAATGCCTGACAGCAGATTTAACCTGGCAAACTTCATGAGAGCAAATCTCTATACCTCATTAGGCGCAGTAAAGCTGGGTATGGATATTCTGCTTAAGGATGAAGGAGTTAAGCTTGAACAGATTCTCGGTCATGGTGGTCTATTCAAGACTCCTGGAGTAATGCAGAGAATTCTGTCAGCAGCTATCAACACTCCGGTTGCAGTTATGGAGACCGCTTCAGAAGGCGGCGCCTGGGGTATTGCCCTGCTTGCAGCTTATCTTGCAGACGGCAAGAAAGATGGCAAGCTTGAGGATTTCCTCAATAACCGCATCTTTAAGAACCTCAAGGGAGAAGTAATTATGGCAACTCCTGAAGAGGTAGAAGGTTTTGAAACATTTACCCGTCATTATGTAGCAGGCCTTGAAGTTGAAAAGGCTGCTATCAAGGCCATGAACTGGTAA